One window of Ralstonia pickettii DTP0602 genomic DNA carries:
- a CDS encoding sensor histidine kinase (K15011: regB, regS, actS; two-component system, sensor histidine kinase RegB [EC:2.7.13.3]) yields MTTRAVVPSLPELPFLTPLPAGSSARHGQVTLRRLFWLRWALLAGQALTMLSCDPMAGIRLPYGPLLVVFGLQALFNLLTGLRLRQHTRRNSAPGEAELMGQLLVDLTALSAILFFTGGATNPFVSFYLPGLAIAAAILPWRQVIALALYALACYTVLLFEYVPLDLHNPDNAVNYHLAGMWLNFVASAVMIALFVARLSGVLRQREAQLNLAREQLLREARVEDLNGQAAAVAHEIGTPLATLAVIAGELRADASDPGRGATAINAYLPDLQTMEQQLGLCRTTLARLREDPATLAPQRIDGWLPAFAERWQLRHPGAGLQAGTTPGAGAQAVETARVGQILTILLDNAARSQQAAGRGNEPLQLQIAMEPGYTAPWLSFRVADHGDGIPESLRGQLGETPVASQHGGQGIGLYLAQSAARQMGGELAWHDRPGGGTVAELRLPALSALSTFSAPAAHPEPSRHH; encoded by the coding sequence ATGACCACCCGCGCCGTCGTGCCAAGCCTGCCCGAACTCCCCTTCCTGACGCCGCTGCCGGCCGGCTCCTCCGCCCGCCACGGCCAGGTGACGCTGCGCCGGCTGTTCTGGCTGCGCTGGGCGCTGCTGGCCGGGCAGGCGCTGACCATGCTGAGCTGCGACCCGATGGCCGGCATCCGGCTGCCCTACGGGCCGCTGCTGGTGGTGTTCGGGCTGCAGGCGCTGTTCAACCTGCTCACCGGCCTGCGCCTGCGCCAGCACACGCGGCGCAACAGCGCGCCCGGCGAGGCCGAACTGATGGGCCAGTTGCTGGTGGACCTGACCGCGCTGTCGGCGATCCTGTTCTTTACCGGCGGCGCCACCAACCCCTTCGTCTCGTTCTACCTGCCCGGCCTCGCCATTGCCGCGGCGATCCTGCCCTGGCGCCAGGTGATCGCGCTGGCGCTGTACGCGCTGGCCTGCTACACGGTGCTGCTGTTCGAGTACGTGCCGCTGGACCTGCACAACCCCGACAACGCGGTGAACTACCACCTGGCGGGCATGTGGCTGAATTTCGTCGCCAGCGCGGTGATGATCGCGCTGTTCGTCGCGCGCCTGTCGGGCGTGCTGCGCCAGCGCGAGGCGCAGCTCAACCTGGCGCGCGAGCAGTTGCTGCGCGAGGCGCGCGTGGAAGACCTCAACGGCCAGGCGGCCGCCGTGGCACATGAGATCGGCACGCCGCTGGCCACGCTCGCGGTGATCGCCGGCGAACTGCGCGCGGATGCCTCCGACCCCGGCCGCGGCGCCACCGCGATCAACGCCTACCTGCCCGACCTGCAGACCATGGAGCAGCAGCTCGGGCTGTGCCGCACCACGCTGGCAAGGCTGCGCGAAGATCCCGCCACACTGGCGCCACAGCGCATCGACGGCTGGCTGCCGGCCTTTGCCGAACGCTGGCAGCTGCGCCATCCCGGCGCCGGCCTGCAGGCCGGCACCACCCCGGGCGCCGGCGCGCAAGCGGTAGAAACTGCCCGCGTCGGCCAGATCCTGACCATCCTGCTCGACAACGCCGCGCGCAGCCAGCAGGCCGCCGGCCGCGGCAACGAACCGCTGCAGCTGCAGATCGCGATGGAGCCCGGCTACACCGCGCCGTGGCTGTCCTTCCGCGTGGCCGACCACGGCGACGGCATCCCCGAATCCCTGCGCGGCCAGCTCGGCGAAACGCCGGTGGCCAGCCAGCACGGCGGCCAGGGTATCGGCCTGTACCTGGCGCAAAGCGCCGCCCGCCAGATGGGCGGCGAACTGGCCTGGCACGACCGCCCCGGCGGCGGCACCGTGGCCGAGCTGCGCCTGCCCGCGCTGTCCGCGCTATCGACGTTTTCCGCGCCTGCCGCGCATCCGGAACCATCGCGCCACCACTGA
- a CDS encoding membrane protein (K09796: K09796; hypothetical protein) — MQAKIRAATVAASFAALAATLASGAVLAQVDVSNAWVRGTVPTQAASGAFMVLHAHENAKLVGVSSPVGTAELHEMKMEGNVMRMRQIKSLDLPKMKDVELKPGGYHVMLMDLKSQLKKGDTVPITLKIEQGGKVTEQKVTAEVRDMVPAAAGASGGHGEHKH, encoded by the coding sequence ATGCAAGCCAAGATCCGCGCGGCCACGGTGGCCGCATCGTTCGCCGCGCTCGCCGCCACGCTGGCTTCGGGCGCCGTGCTGGCCCAGGTCGATGTCAGCAATGCCTGGGTGCGCGGCACCGTGCCGACCCAGGCCGCATCGGGCGCCTTCATGGTGCTGCACGCGCACGAGAACGCGAAGCTGGTCGGCGTATCGTCGCCGGTGGGCACGGCCGAGCTGCACGAGATGAAGATGGAAGGCAACGTGATGCGCATGCGGCAGATCAAGTCGCTGGACCTGCCAAAGATGAAGGACGTCGAGCTGAAGCCCGGCGGCTACCATGTGATGCTGATGGACCTGAAGTCGCAGCTGAAGAAGGGCGACACCGTGCCCATCACGCTGAAGATCGAGCAGGGCGGCAAGGTGACCGAGCAGAAGGTCACGGCAGAAGTGCGCGACATGGTGCCCGCTGCCGCCGGCGCGAGCGGCGGCCACGGCGAGCACAAGCACTGA
- a CDS encoding LysR family transcriptional regulator produces MNSLRGIDLNLLVVLEALLAERHISRAALRLHLSQPAVSHALGRLRQLLDDPILVRGKGGLVLSARAHELTGPLAEALAQVRILLGPSGFQPATTRRTFRLAMSDYGALVVLPRLLRAVRKAAPNIDLVVSQASREGMTAQVADGEIDMALGVFTYQPEGVKSAELFRESYACAVDAATVRDSGRLDQVAYLARSHVLVATHSERMDAIDTAVAKLGGRRKIACVVPHWSVAPALIAGTNLVLTTARRSLAALEDDPRYAVFTPPFALDDFTFSMIWHERTEADPAHAWLRERVLAAAANQESEEPISLRG; encoded by the coding sequence ATGAATAGCCTACGCGGAATCGACCTCAACCTGCTGGTGGTGCTGGAAGCACTGCTGGCCGAGCGCCATATCTCCCGCGCCGCGCTGCGGCTGCACCTGAGCCAGCCGGCGGTGAGCCACGCGCTGGGCCGCCTGCGGCAGCTGCTCGACGATCCTATCCTGGTGCGCGGCAAGGGTGGACTGGTGCTGAGCGCGCGCGCCCATGAACTGACCGGCCCGCTGGCCGAGGCGCTGGCGCAGGTGCGCATCCTGCTGGGGCCGAGCGGCTTCCAGCCCGCCACCACGCGCCGTACCTTCCGCCTGGCGATGTCCGACTATGGCGCGCTGGTGGTGCTGCCGCGGCTGCTGCGCGCGGTGCGCAAGGCCGCGCCCAATATCGACCTGGTGGTGTCGCAGGCCAGCCGCGAGGGCATGACCGCGCAGGTGGCCGACGGCGAGATCGACATGGCGCTGGGCGTGTTCACCTACCAGCCCGAAGGCGTCAAATCCGCCGAGCTGTTCCGGGAGAGCTACGCCTGCGCGGTGGATGCGGCGACCGTGCGCGATTCCGGCCGGCTCGACCAGGTGGCTTACCTGGCGCGCTCGCACGTGCTGGTGGCCACGCACAGCGAACGCATGGATGCGATCGACACGGCCGTCGCCAAGCTCGGCGGGCGCCGCAAGATCGCCTGCGTGGTGCCGCACTGGAGCGTGGCGCCGGCGCTGATCGCCGGGACCAACCTGGTGCTCACCACCGCGCGACGCAGCCTGGCCGCGCTGGAAGACGACCCCCGCTATGCCGTATTCACGCCGCCGTTTGCGTTGGACGACTTCACCTTCAGCATGATCTGGCACGAGCGCACCGAGGCCGATCCGGCCCACGCGTGGCTGCGCGAGCGCGTACTGGCGGCGGCTGCCAATCAGGAATCGGAAGAGCCGATCAGCTTGCGCGGCTGA
- a CDS encoding membrane protein (K09936: TC.BAT2; bacterial/archaeal transporter family-2 protein), protein MSVTQVPFSIPVSLLLPLATAVLAGAVIPFQAGANATLGRTLGHPLSATLVSLLVSLAAILPVLCLLRVPLPAPSQLARAPGWIWIGGVLGVFYISAALMMAPKLGAAGFIAAVVAGQVLAALLVDQFGLAGFAVRVLTPARLAGAVLIVAGMLVMQWGSAPAQPAGVPTAGAGA, encoded by the coding sequence ATGTCAGTCACTCAGGTCCCGTTTTCGATCCCCGTTTCGCTGTTGCTGCCGCTTGCCACGGCGGTACTGGCCGGTGCCGTGATCCCGTTCCAGGCGGGTGCCAACGCCACGCTGGGGCGCACGCTGGGCCATCCGCTGTCGGCCACGCTGGTGTCGTTGCTGGTCAGCCTGGCAGCAATCCTGCCGGTGCTGTGCCTGCTGCGGGTGCCGCTGCCGGCGCCGTCGCAGCTGGCGCGCGCGCCGGGCTGGATCTGGATCGGCGGGGTGCTGGGGGTGTTTTATATCTCGGCCGCGCTGATGATGGCGCCGAAACTGGGCGCCGCCGGCTTTATCGCCGCGGTGGTGGCGGGGCAGGTGCTGGCGGCGCTGCTCGTGGACCAGTTCGGGCTGGCCGGGTTTGCCGTGCGTGTGCTGACGCCGGCGCGGCTGGCGGGCGCGGTGCTGATCGTGGCCGGGATGCTGGTGATGCAGTGGGGCAGTGCGCCGGCTCAGCCGGCCGGCGTGCCCACGGCCGGGGCCGGCGCCTGA
- a CDS encoding acetylglutamate kinase (catalyzes the phosphorylation of N-acetyl-L-glutamate to form N-acetyl-L-glutamate 5-phosphate~K00930: argB; acetylglutamate kinase [EC:2.7.2.8]) yields MSPMNADNPGPAATTVAAIAPALKAEILAEALPYIRKFHGKTIVVKYGGNAMTEEKLKHGFARDVILLKLVGMNPVVVHGGGPQIDEALKKVGKVGTFVQGMRVTDEETMEVVEWVLGGEVQQDIVMLINQYGGQAVGLTGKDGGLIRAKRLQMPDRENPGAFIDIGYVGDIEAINPAVVKALQDDAFIPVISPIGFSDDGQAYNINADVVAGKMAEILKAEKLVMMTNIPGVMDKKGNLLTDLTAREIEELFADGTISGGMLPKISSALDAAKSGVHSVHIVDGRIEHSLLLEILTEQAFGTMIRSH; encoded by the coding sequence ATGTCCCCCATGAACGCCGACAACCCCGGGCCTGCCGCAACGACGGTGGCCGCCATTGCCCCCGCGCTGAAAGCCGAGATCCTCGCCGAGGCGCTGCCGTATATCCGCAAGTTCCACGGCAAGACCATCGTGGTCAAGTACGGCGGCAATGCCATGACCGAAGAGAAGCTCAAGCACGGCTTCGCGCGCGACGTGATCCTGCTGAAGCTGGTCGGCATGAATCCGGTGGTGGTGCACGGCGGCGGCCCGCAGATCGATGAGGCGCTGAAGAAGGTCGGCAAGGTCGGCACCTTCGTGCAGGGCATGCGCGTCACCGACGAAGAGACCATGGAAGTGGTCGAGTGGGTGCTGGGCGGCGAAGTCCAGCAGGACATCGTGATGCTGATCAACCAGTACGGCGGCCAGGCCGTGGGCCTGACCGGCAAGGACGGCGGCCTGATCCGCGCCAAGCGCCTGCAGATGCCGGATCGCGAGAACCCGGGCGCCTTCATCGATATCGGCTACGTGGGCGATATCGAGGCGATTAACCCGGCGGTGGTCAAGGCGCTGCAGGACGATGCCTTTATCCCGGTGATCTCGCCGATCGGCTTCTCCGACGATGGCCAGGCCTACAACATCAACGCCGACGTGGTCGCCGGCAAGATGGCCGAGATCCTGAAGGCCGAGAAGCTGGTGATGATGACCAACATCCCCGGCGTGATGGACAAGAAGGGCAACCTGCTGACCGACCTGACCGCGCGCGAGATCGAAGAGCTGTTCGCCGACGGCACGATCTCGGGCGGCATGCTGCCGAAGATCTCGTCGGCGCTGGATGCGGCCAAGAGCGGTGTGCATTCGGTGCACATCGTGGACGGCCGCATCGAGCATTCGCTGCTGCTGGAAATCCTGACCGAGCAGGCGTTCGGCACCATGATCCGCTCGCACTGA
- a CDS encoding 5'-nucleotidase (K07025: K07025; putative hydrolase of the HAD superfamily) — MPSSLPPPRRVRARLRRRPAGDNSGRTVWLFDLDNTLHDASHAIFPAINRLMTAYVARVLGCDEATASRVRVDYWQRYGATLLGMIRHHGVDPADFLRAAHEFPALAEMVRVRRGLAAHLRSLPGRKILVTNAPQDYAHAVMEIAGIRHCFERVVAIEQMWVHGHLRPKPDRRMLRRLLVQTGIAPHRAVLVEDTVSHLKRYAGTGIRTAWVTGYLRTIAPSRPHEALAVSTAARDDGSRRDAAVRSTLEAEDRRHVGHAAQEQSVTLVAAETQAPQAQPDNVPRVRARVPNRPAYVDIKVQSMHQLQRRMRRTGS; from the coding sequence GTGCCTTCCAGTCTTCCTCCTCCGCGCCGTGTCCGCGCTCGCCTGCGCCGCCGCCCGGCGGGCGACAACTCAGGCCGCACGGTCTGGCTGTTCGACCTCGACAACACGCTGCACGACGCGTCGCACGCGATCTTCCCGGCCATCAACCGGCTGATGACCGCCTACGTGGCGCGCGTGCTCGGTTGCGACGAGGCCACCGCCAGCCGCGTGCGCGTGGACTACTGGCAGCGCTACGGCGCCACGCTGCTCGGCATGATCCGCCACCATGGCGTCGATCCCGCGGACTTCCTGCGCGCCGCGCATGAATTCCCGGCGCTGGCCGAGATGGTGCGCGTGCGGCGTGGGCTGGCCGCGCACCTGCGGAGCCTGCCCGGGCGCAAGATCCTGGTCACCAATGCGCCGCAGGACTATGCGCATGCGGTGATGGAGATTGCCGGCATCCGCCATTGCTTCGAGCGCGTGGTGGCGATCGAGCAGATGTGGGTGCACGGCCACCTGCGGCCCAAGCCGGACCGGCGCATGCTGCGCCGGTTGCTGGTGCAGACGGGCATCGCGCCCCATCGCGCGGTGCTGGTGGAAGACACCGTGTCGCACCTGAAGCGCTATGCGGGCACCGGTATCCGCACGGCATGGGTGACCGGCTACCTGCGCACGATCGCGCCGTCGCGCCCGCACGAGGCGCTTGCTGTGTCCACTGCGGCGCGCGACGACGGCAGCCGGCGCGATGCCGCGGTACGCTCCACGCTGGAGGCCGAGGACCGGCGCCATGTCGGCCACGCCGCGCAGGAGCAGTCGGTCACGCTGGTGGCGGCAGAGACCCAGGCGCCGCAGGCGCAGCCCGACAACGTGCCGCGCGTACGTGCCCGCGTGCCGAACCGGCCGGCCTATGTGGACATAAAAGTACAATCCATGCATCAACTCCAACGACGAATGCGGAGAACCGGGTCATGA
- a CDS encoding dihydroorotate oxidase (K05501: slmA, ttk; TetR/AcrR family transcriptional regulator) encodes MTQSNGDQPEAVISGRAEDIDMPAGEQAPAAPVRKRPRPGERRVQILQTLATMLEHPRGEKITTAALAARLNVSEAALYRHFASKAQMYEGLIGFIEQTVFGLINQIADKEEHGLRQVHAIVRMLLSFAEKNPGMTRVLTGEALVGEHERLQERINQVVDRIEASLRQCLKVAVTQAAFPADADIPARAALIMAAVQGQWHRYAKSGFRKSPSDHVEAHLRVLLG; translated from the coding sequence ATGACGCAGAGCAACGGGGACCAGCCGGAGGCTGTCATTTCAGGCAGGGCCGAGGACATCGACATGCCGGCGGGCGAACAGGCGCCGGCCGCGCCCGTGCGCAAGCGCCCGCGCCCGGGCGAGCGCCGCGTGCAGATCCTGCAGACGCTGGCCACCATGCTGGAACACCCGCGCGGGGAAAAGATCACCACCGCCGCGCTGGCCGCGCGCCTGAACGTGTCCGAGGCGGCCCTGTATCGCCACTTCGCCAGCAAGGCGCAGATGTACGAGGGCCTGATCGGCTTTATCGAGCAGACCGTGTTCGGCCTGATCAACCAGATCGCCGACAAGGAAGAGCATGGCCTGCGCCAGGTCCATGCGATTGTGCGCATGCTGCTGTCGTTCGCCGAGAAGAACCCGGGCATGACGCGCGTGCTGACCGGCGAGGCGCTGGTGGGTGAGCACGAACGCCTGCAGGAACGCATCAACCAGGTGGTGGACCGCATCGAGGCCTCGCTGCGCCAGTGCCTGAAGGTGGCGGTGACACAGGCCGCGTTCCCCGCGGACGCCGATATCCCGGCACGCGCCGCGCTGATCATGGCGGCGGTGCAGGGCCAGTGGCACCGCTATGCCAAGAGCGGCTTCCGCAAGTCGCCGTCGGACCATGTCGAGGCGCACCTGAGGGTCTTGCTGGGCTGA
- the metX gene encoding homoserine O-acetyltransferase (Catalyzes the conversion of acetyl-CoA and L-homoserine to CoA and O-acetyl-L-homoserine~K00641: metX; homoserine O-acetyltransferase [EC:2.3.1.31]) — protein MTDVALPSAAPSALALPPDSVGVVTPQRMHFAEPLKLRNGTSIAGYDLMVETYGTLNAARSNAVLVCHALNASHHVAGVYADDPRDVGWWDNMVGPGKPLDTNRFFVIGVNNLGSCFGSTGPMSVNPATGQPYGASFPVVTVEDWVNAQARVADAFGITQFAAVMGGSLGGMQAVAWSLMYPDRLRHCIVVASTPKLSAQNIAFNEVARSAILSDPDFHGGNYYAHGVKPKRGLRVARMIGHITYLSDEDMAEKFGRELKTDDIRFSFDVEFQVESYLRYQGDKFAEYFDANTYLLITRALDYFDPALAYGGDLTRAIAQTQASFLVASFGTDWRFAPSRSRELVKALLDNKRPVSYAEIDAPHGHDAFLLDDPRYHNLMRAYYDRIAEEIGA, from the coding sequence ATGACTGATGTCGCCCTGCCGTCTGCCGCGCCCAGCGCGCTCGCCCTGCCGCCCGATTCGGTCGGCGTGGTCACGCCGCAGCGCATGCATTTCGCCGAGCCGCTGAAGCTGCGCAACGGCACGTCCATCGCCGGCTACGACCTGATGGTCGAGACCTACGGCACGCTCAATGCGGCCCGCTCCAACGCGGTGCTGGTCTGCCACGCGCTCAATGCCTCGCACCATGTGGCCGGCGTCTATGCTGACGACCCGCGCGACGTGGGCTGGTGGGACAACATGGTCGGCCCCGGCAAGCCGCTCGATACCAACCGCTTCTTCGTCATCGGCGTCAACAACCTGGGCTCGTGTTTTGGCTCGACCGGACCGATGAGCGTGAACCCCGCCACCGGCCAGCCCTATGGCGCGAGCTTCCCGGTGGTGACGGTGGAAGACTGGGTCAACGCGCAGGCGCGCGTGGCCGACGCGTTCGGCATCACGCAGTTCGCCGCAGTGATGGGCGGCAGCCTCGGCGGCATGCAGGCGGTGGCCTGGAGCCTGATGTACCCGGACCGGCTGCGCCACTGCATCGTGGTCGCATCCACGCCCAAGCTGTCGGCGCAGAACATTGCCTTCAACGAGGTCGCGCGCAGCGCCATCCTGTCCGACCCCGACTTCCACGGCGGCAACTACTACGCGCATGGCGTCAAGCCCAAGCGCGGCCTGCGCGTGGCCCGCATGATCGGCCATATCACCTACCTGTCGGACGAGGACATGGCCGAGAAATTCGGCCGCGAGCTCAAGACCGACGACATCCGCTTCTCGTTCGATGTCGAGTTCCAGGTGGAGAGCTACCTGCGCTACCAGGGCGACAAGTTCGCCGAGTACTTCGACGCCAACACCTACCTGCTGATTACGCGAGCGCTCGACTACTTCGACCCGGCGCTGGCCTACGGCGGCGACCTGACGCGCGCCATCGCGCAGACCCAGGCCAGCTTCCTGGTGGCGAGCTTTGGCACCGACTGGCGCTTCGCGCCCAGCCGCAGCCGCGAACTGGTCAAGGCGCTGCTGGACAACAAGCGCCCGGTCTCGTACGCCGAGATCGACGCGCCGCATGGTCACGACGCCTTCCTGCTCGACGACCCGCGCTATCACAACCTGATGCGCGCCTATTACGACCGTATCGCAGAGGAGATCGGCGCATGA
- a CDS encoding methionine biosynthesis protein MetW: MNALANPNILALRPDFRAIARWIEPNSTVLDLGCGDGSLLRVLQDELDVQAYGIEIRDEGVLACAQKGVHVIQQNLEGGLALFEDKSFDTVILSQTLQTIHNTAQVLRDTLRVGRECIVSFPNFGYWPHRLSVFRGRMPVSESLPYQWYNTPNVRVLTISDFEALAPKVGLRVIDRVVMHEGVTVSWGVNWRGSLAVYRVCAA, encoded by the coding sequence ATGAACGCCCTGGCCAATCCCAATATCCTGGCGCTGCGCCCCGACTTCCGCGCGATCGCGCGCTGGATCGAACCCAATTCCACGGTGCTCGACCTGGGCTGCGGCGACGGCAGCCTGCTGCGCGTGCTGCAGGACGAACTCGATGTGCAGGCCTACGGCATCGAGATCCGCGACGAAGGCGTGCTGGCGTGCGCGCAGAAGGGCGTGCATGTCATCCAGCAAAACCTGGAGGGCGGGCTGGCGCTGTTCGAGGACAAGAGCTTCGACACCGTGATCCTGTCGCAGACGCTGCAGACCATCCACAACACCGCGCAGGTGCTGCGCGACACGCTGCGGGTGGGGCGCGAGTGCATCGTCTCGTTCCCGAACTTTGGCTACTGGCCGCACCGGCTGTCGGTGTTCCGCGGGCGCATGCCGGTGTCGGAGTCGCTGCCTTACCAGTGGTACAACACGCCCAACGTGCGCGTGCTGACCATCAGCGACTTCGAGGCGCTCGCGCCCAAGGTCGGGCTGCGCGTGATCGACCGCGTGGTGATGCACGAGGGCGTGACCGTCAGCTGGGGCGTCAACTGGCGCGGCAGCCTGGCGGTGTACCGGGTCTGCGCGGCCTGA
- a CDS encoding glyoxalase, with protein MKVTSYYPVIMTGDVAGTAAFYQRHFGFVALFTSDWYVHLQLADDPAVNLAVLDGSHETIPALARGQCAKGLLLNFEVEDPDAIHDRLRAAGLPILLPLRDEAFGQRHFITADPNGVLIDIIKPIPPSGEFAAQYEAGALPG; from the coding sequence GTGAAAGTCACCAGCTACTACCCCGTCATCATGACCGGCGACGTTGCCGGCACGGCCGCGTTCTACCAGCGCCACTTCGGCTTCGTGGCCCTCTTCACCAGCGACTGGTACGTACACCTGCAGCTAGCGGACGACCCGGCGGTCAACCTGGCGGTGCTGGACGGCAGCCACGAGACCATCCCCGCTCTGGCGCGCGGCCAGTGCGCGAAGGGCTTGCTGCTGAATTTTGAAGTGGAAGACCCCGATGCGATCCATGACCGCCTGCGGGCGGCCGGGCTGCCAATCCTGCTGCCGCTGCGCGACGAGGCTTTCGGGCAGCGCCATTTCATCACCGCCGACCCCAACGGCGTGCTGATCGACATCATCAAGCCGATCCCGCCGTCGGGAGAATTTGCGGCGCAGTACGAGGCCGGCGCGCTGCCGGGCTGA
- a CDS encoding TetR family transcriptional regulator: MARSNRERTEATRQALLDAARTLFVSRGYGETSTPDVCAAAGITRGALYHHFADKRDLFRHVLAEEAAAVAADIEAATPDGQDPAEALIAGAQAYLDAMTVPGRTRLLLVEGPAALGLRETLALDEANAARTLREGLDTAGVGQRGDMAVRALAPLLSAAFDRAALEIEAGADAARVREAMLWLLRRVLGKG; this comes from the coding sequence GTGGCCCGCTCGAACCGAGAACGTACCGAGGCAACCCGGCAGGCGCTGCTCGATGCCGCGCGCACGCTGTTCGTCAGCCGGGGCTATGGCGAGACTTCGACGCCTGACGTCTGCGCCGCCGCCGGCATCACGCGCGGCGCGCTGTACCACCATTTCGCCGACAAGCGCGACCTGTTCCGGCACGTGCTGGCCGAGGAAGCGGCGGCGGTCGCCGCCGATATCGAGGCGGCCACGCCCGATGGGCAGGACCCTGCCGAGGCCCTGATCGCCGGCGCGCAGGCCTACCTGGATGCGATGACCGTGCCGGGCCGCACGCGGCTGCTGCTGGTGGAGGGGCCGGCGGCGCTGGGGCTGCGCGAAACGCTGGCGCTGGACGAGGCCAACGCCGCCCGCACGCTGCGCGAGGGGCTGGATACCGCGGGTGTCGGCCAGCGGGGCGACATGGCAGTGCGCGCGCTAGCGCCGCTGCTGTCGGCGGCGTTCGACCGCGCGGCATTGGAGATCGAGGCGGGCGCCGATGCAGCACGCGTGCGCGAGGCCATGCTGTGGTTGCTGCGGCGGGTCCTCGGCAAGGGGTGA
- a CDS encoding LysR family transcriptional regulator, producing MLDAPLNAMAVFARVVECGSFSAAAQDLGMTPSAVSRHVSRLEATLGASLLQRTTRAFALTELGQSVYAACARMTAAAREVTALAGEHGGTPHGVLRVSAPVSFGQAWLAPRLPALLARYPGLDLQLTLADRMVDLVEEGLDVAVRIARELAPGLAARPLREVRYRLVASPGHLDRHGTPATPAELAAARCLYLGYGNFGERWTMRRQAGGETVVVRIPPRLTLNNSLAIMTMVERDAGIGLVPDFSLGSALEDGRVVTVLPDWDILEPYIGTAYAVYTPTRHVPPKVRAFVDHLAATAGDAPV from the coding sequence ATGCTGGATGCACCACTTAATGCGATGGCCGTATTTGCGCGCGTGGTCGAGTGCGGCAGCTTCTCGGCCGCCGCGCAGGACCTCGGCATGACCCCGTCGGCGGTCAGCCGCCACGTGTCGCGGCTGGAAGCGACGCTGGGCGCGAGCCTGCTGCAGCGGACCACGCGCGCCTTTGCGCTGACCGAGCTGGGCCAGTCGGTCTATGCCGCCTGCGCACGCATGACCGCCGCCGCGCGCGAGGTCACCGCGCTGGCCGGCGAGCACGGCGGTACGCCGCACGGCGTGCTGCGCGTCAGCGCCCCGGTTTCGTTCGGGCAAGCCTGGCTGGCGCCGCGGTTGCCGGCGCTGCTTGCCAGGTACCCGGGGCTGGACCTGCAGCTGACGCTGGCCGACCGCATGGTCGACCTGGTCGAGGAAGGCCTGGACGTGGCCGTGCGCATCGCCCGCGAACTGGCGCCAGGGCTGGCCGCGCGGCCGCTGCGCGAGGTGCGCTACCGGCTGGTGGCCTCGCCCGGCCACCTGGACCGCCACGGCACCCCGGCCACGCCCGCCGAACTGGCGGCCGCGCGCTGCCTCTACCTCGGCTACGGCAACTTCGGCGAACGCTGGACCATGCGCCGCCAGGCCGGCGGCGAGACCGTGGTGGTGCGCATCCCGCCGCGCCTGACGCTGAACAACAGCCTGGCGATCATGACCATGGTGGAGCGCGATGCCGGCATCGGGCTGGTGCCGGACTTCTCGCTGGGCAGCGCCCTCGAGGATGGCCGCGTGGTGACAGTGCTGCCGGACTGGGACATCCTCGAGCCCTACATCGGCACCGCCTACGCGGTGTATACGCCGACGCGGCACGTGCCGCCCAAGGTGCGGGCCTTTGTCGACCACCTCGCCGCGACCGCCGGCGACGCGCCGGTCTAG